A single Amphiura filiformis chromosome 19, Afil_fr2py, whole genome shotgun sequence DNA region contains:
- the LOC140140560 gene encoding BTB/POZ domain-containing protein KCTD21-like: MADIITLNVGGHIYTTTKTTLTSYPDSMLECMFSGKLPSAVDKQGNYFIDRDGTVFRHVLNFLRTSRLVLPMNFTEYELLGAEADFYQIPDLIDALAKYSEEAHGDIVVIEKRGRSNVTDYTCTMADIITLNGHIYTTTKSTLTSYPDSMLGCMFGGELPSAVDKQGNYFIDRDGTVFRHVLNFLRTTRLVLPKNFTEYGLLGAEADFYQIFDRRCCKISRESGWRYCCY; the protein is encoded by the exons ATGGCAGACATAATAACCCTTAATGTTGGTGGTCACATCtacacaacaacaaaaaccacTTTGACTAGCTATCCTGATTCCATGTTGGAATGCATGTTTAGTGGCAAACTACCGTCAGCAGTAGACAAACAAGGCAACTATTTTATAGATAGGGATGGTACGGTGTTTCGGCACGTGTTAAATTTTCTTCGAACTTCTCGGTTAGTCTTGCCGATGAATTTCACCGAGTACGAGCTGTTGGGTGCGGAAGCTGACTTCTATCAAATACCAGATTTGATCGATGCTCTCGCAAAATATAGCGAGGAAGCGCATGGGGATATTGTTGTTATTGAAAAGAGG GGGAGATCGAATGTGACTGACTATACATGTACTATGGCGGACATAATAACACTTAATGGTCACATTTACACAACAACAAAAAGCACATTGACTAGCTACCCTGATTCCATGTTAGGATGCATGTTTGGTGGCGAACTACCGTCAGCAGTTGACAAACAAGGCAACTACTTCATAGACCGGGATGGTACCGTCTTTCGGCACGTGTTAAATTTTCTTCGAACCACTCGGTTAGTTTTGCCGAAGAATTTCACCGAGTATGGGCTGTTGGGTGCGGAAGCAGACTTTTATCAAATATTTGATCGACGCTGTTGCAAAATATCACGAGAAAGTGGGTGGAGATATTGTTGTTATTGA